One segment of Niveibacterium microcysteis DNA contains the following:
- a CDS encoding helicase HerA-like C-terminal domain-containing protein, which yields MTEPLVIARVDQQDIALLPQLANRHGLITGATGTGKTVTLQKLAESFSRIGVPVFMADVKGDLSGLGAAGTETPKLKARAEQLGIDLPAFEACPTVFWDVFGAAGHPVRATISDMGPLLLARLLNLNDTQAGVLQLVFKIADDNGLLLLDMKDLRAMVQHVGDNAKQFTTEYGNVSAASIGAIQRGLLSIEQEGADKFFGEPMLDIADLMQTDQKGHGVINILAADKLYGSPRLYSTFLLWMLAELFEHLPEVGDLDKPKLVFFFDEAHLLFNEAPPALLEKIEQVVRLIRSKGVGVYFVTQNPLDIPDTVLGQLGNRVQHALRAFTPRDQKAVQTAAQTLRANPKFDAATAITELGVGEALVSFLDDKGRPAVVERAFITAPGTRIGPLTAAERDAVIKGSLLYGHYEEVLDRESAYERLRGAPAGGNGAGKAANGTQAPGQAPAEGGGLSSVLSGILFGTTGPRGAQHDGLVQTAAKSVVRTLGSQVGREIVRGVLGSILGGSSSRRR from the coding sequence ATGACCGAACCGCTCGTCATTGCCCGCGTCGACCAGCAGGACATCGCCCTGCTGCCCCAGCTTGCCAATCGCCACGGCCTGATCACTGGCGCCACGGGTACCGGCAAGACGGTGACCCTGCAGAAGCTCGCCGAATCTTTCTCGCGCATCGGTGTACCGGTGTTCATGGCCGATGTGAAGGGGGATCTCTCCGGCCTTGGCGCAGCCGGCACTGAAACGCCCAAGCTCAAGGCGCGCGCCGAGCAGTTGGGTATTGATTTGCCAGCCTTCGAGGCCTGCCCGACCGTGTTCTGGGATGTCTTCGGCGCCGCCGGGCATCCGGTGCGGGCAACGATTTCGGACATGGGCCCGCTGTTGCTTGCGCGCCTGCTGAACCTCAACGACACGCAAGCCGGCGTGCTGCAGCTGGTCTTCAAGATTGCCGACGACAACGGCCTGCTGTTGCTCGACATGAAAGACCTGCGCGCGATGGTTCAGCACGTCGGCGACAACGCGAAACAATTCACCACCGAGTACGGCAACGTCTCCGCGGCGTCGATCGGCGCGATCCAGCGCGGTCTGCTGTCGATCGAGCAGGAGGGGGCGGACAAGTTCTTTGGCGAGCCGATGCTCGACATCGCCGACCTGATGCAGACCGATCAGAAGGGCCACGGCGTCATCAACATCCTGGCGGCAGACAAGCTGTATGGCTCGCCGCGGCTGTATTCCACCTTCCTGCTGTGGATGCTGGCCGAGCTGTTCGAACATCTGCCGGAAGTGGGCGACCTCGACAAACCGAAGCTGGTGTTTTTCTTCGATGAGGCGCATCTGCTGTTCAACGAGGCGCCGCCTGCTCTGCTGGAGAAGATCGAACAGGTGGTGCGCCTGATTCGCTCCAAGGGCGTGGGCGTCTATTTCGTGACGCAGAACCCGCTCGACATTCCCGACACGGTGCTGGGCCAGCTTGGCAACCGCGTGCAGCATGCGCTGCGCGCCTTCACGCCGCGCGACCAGAAAGCGGTACAGACAGCGGCGCAGACGCTGCGCGCGAATCCGAAGTTCGACGCTGCAACTGCAATCACCGAATTGGGTGTTGGTGAGGCCCTGGTGTCATTCCTCGACGACAAGGGGCGTCCAGCGGTGGTCGAGCGCGCGTTCATCACCGCACCGGGTACGCGCATCGGCCCGCTGACCGCCGCCGAGCGCGATGCGGTGATCAAAGGGTCGCTGCTGTACGGCCACTACGAAGAAGTACTCGATCGTGAATCCGCCTATGAGCGTCTGCGTGGCGCCCCGGCTGGCGGCAATGGGGCGGGCAAGGCCGCGAATGGCACGCAGGCACCGGGCCAAGCGCCCGCCGAAGGGGGCGGACTCAGCAGCGTGCTGAGTGGGATTCTGTTCGGTACAACCGGCCCGCGTGGCGCGCAGCACGATGGTTTGGTGCAGACCGCAGCGAAGAGCGTCGTCCGCACGCTAGGCAGCCAGGTTGGCCGCGAAATCGTCCGTGGGGTGCTCGGGTCGATTTTGGGCGGCTCGTCTTCACGCCGCCGCTGA
- a CDS encoding YebC/PmpR family DNA-binding transcriptional regulator — translation MAGHSKWANIQHRKGRQDAKRGKVFTKLIKEITVAAKMGGGDLTANPRLRLAVDKAKAESMPKDNIENAIKRGTGQLEGVTYEECRYEGYGIGGAAVMVDCLTDNKVRTVADVRHAFSKYGGNMGTDGCVAFQFKHCGTLLFAPGTSEDALMDAALEAGAEDVVTNDDGSIEVVTGPWEFSAVKEALEAAGFKAEFGEVTMKALNETVLAGDEGERMQKLLDALDSLDDVQEVYTSAAIDE, via the coding sequence ATGGCGGGTCACTCGAAATGGGCCAACATCCAGCACCGCAAGGGCCGTCAGGACGCCAAGCGGGGCAAGGTGTTCACCAAACTGATCAAGGAAATTACGGTCGCGGCCAAGATGGGCGGCGGCGACCTTACGGCCAACCCGCGTTTGCGGCTGGCCGTCGACAAGGCTAAGGCCGAGTCGATGCCGAAGGACAACATCGAGAACGCGATCAAGCGCGGCACCGGCCAACTTGAAGGCGTCACGTATGAAGAATGCCGCTACGAGGGCTACGGCATCGGCGGCGCGGCGGTGATGGTCGATTGCCTCACCGACAACAAGGTTCGCACCGTAGCGGACGTGCGCCATGCCTTCTCGAAGTACGGCGGCAACATGGGCACCGACGGCTGCGTGGCGTTCCAGTTCAAGCACTGCGGCACCCTGCTGTTCGCACCGGGCACCAGCGAAGACGCGCTGATGGATGCCGCGCTTGAAGCGGGCGCGGAAGACGTTGTGACGAACGACGACGGCTCGATCGAAGTCGTGACCGGTCCGTGGGAATTCTCGGCCGTGAAGGAAGCGCTGGAAGCAGCCGGCTTCAAGGCCGAGTTCGGCGAAGTCACGATGAAGGCGCTGAATGAAACGGTGCTCGCAGGCGACGAAGGCGAACGCATGCAGAAGCTGCTCGACGCACTCGACTCGCTGGACGATGTGCAAGAGGTCTACACCTCGGCCGCAATCGACGAGTGA
- a CDS encoding DMT family transporter: protein MARLTPLLFVLLWSSGFIGAKLGLPYAEPLTFLLLRYLLVIALLSLLAFATRAPWPRDARQIAHIGVSGLLVHALYLGGVFTAIHHGLPAGITALVVGIQPLLTALVAGLLLGEHVSRRQWAGLALGFAGVAMVVAHKTGSVELATLGGMILPALAALLGITLGTLYQKRFCPHFDLRTGAVVQFGASALVTLPVALATESMHVQWHGAFVFALGWLVLVLSIGAITLLNLLIRRGSAVNVARLFYLTPPTTALLAWAIFGETLTGLALAGMAAAVTGVWLAKGR, encoded by the coding sequence ATGGCACGCCTGACCCCGCTGCTCTTCGTGCTGCTGTGGAGCAGCGGCTTCATCGGCGCCAAGCTTGGCCTGCCCTACGCCGAGCCCCTGACCTTCCTGCTGCTGCGCTACCTGTTGGTGATTGCGCTGCTGTCGCTGCTTGCCTTCGCCACCCGCGCGCCGTGGCCACGCGATGCGCGCCAGATCGCGCATATCGGCGTAAGCGGGCTGTTGGTCCATGCGCTCTACCTTGGGGGTGTATTCACCGCGATCCACCATGGCCTGCCGGCGGGTATCACGGCCCTGGTGGTCGGCATACAGCCCCTGCTGACGGCGCTTGTTGCCGGCCTGTTGCTCGGCGAGCACGTGAGCAGGCGGCAGTGGGCCGGCCTCGCGCTTGGCTTCGCCGGCGTAGCGATGGTGGTCGCACACAAGACCGGCAGTGTTGAACTGGCCACGCTGGGCGGCATGATCCTGCCCGCGCTTGCAGCCCTGCTGGGCATTACGCTCGGTACGCTGTATCAGAAGCGCTTCTGCCCGCACTTCGATCTGCGCACTGGCGCCGTCGTGCAGTTCGGCGCCAGTGCGCTGGTGACCTTGCCGGTCGCGCTCGCCACCGAGTCGATGCATGTGCAGTGGCATGGCGCCTTTGTCTTCGCGCTCGGCTGGCTCGTTCTGGTGCTCTCAATCGGTGCGATCACGCTGCTGAACCTGCTGATCCGCCGCGGCAGCGCGGTTAACGTGGCGCGGCTGTTCTATCTGACGCCGCCAACGACCGCGCTGCTCGCATGGGCGATATTCGGCGAAACGCTCACCGGGCTCGCGCTCGCCGGCATGGCCGCGGCGGTCACCGGCGTGTGGCTCGCAAAGGGGCGCTGA
- the ruvC gene encoding crossover junction endodeoxyribonuclease RuvC, producing the protein MESIDAIRILGIDPGLQSTGFGVIDKHGSKLSYVASGCIRTNEREPLPQRLGVVFDSIREVIAKYAPHQAAIEEVFLNKNPWSTLLLGQARGAAIAAMTTAGLPVAEYGTMQIKKAVVGQGRATKDQVSHMVVRLLTLGGVPQSDAADALACAICHAHTGHGFGIATPAGGRRRGGRVLPPGAKPLR; encoded by the coding sequence ATGGAGTCGATCGACGCGATCCGTATCCTCGGCATCGACCCGGGCTTGCAGAGCACCGGCTTTGGCGTGATCGACAAGCACGGGTCAAAACTCAGCTATGTCGCCAGCGGCTGTATCCGCACCAACGAGCGCGAGCCACTGCCGCAGCGCCTTGGCGTGGTGTTCGACAGCATCCGTGAAGTGATCGCCAAGTACGCCCCGCACCAGGCAGCGATCGAAGAAGTCTTCCTCAACAAGAATCCGTGGTCGACGCTGTTGCTGGGCCAAGCACGCGGCGCCGCGATTGCAGCGATGACGACCGCCGGCCTGCCGGTGGCGGAATACGGCACGATGCAGATCAAGAAGGCCGTCGTCGGCCAGGGCCGTGCCACGAAGGATCAGGTGTCGCACATGGTGGTGCGCCTGCTCACCCTCGGCGGCGTGCCGCAGTCGGACGCGGCCGATGCTTTGGCGTGCGCGATTTGCCATGCGCATACCGGGCACGGCTTCGGCATTGCCACGCCAGCAGGCGGCCGTCGCCGCGGAGGGCGCGTGCTGCCGCCGGGCGCGAAGCCTCTCAGGTGA
- a CDS encoding (Fe-S)-binding protein yields MQHGTPRVGLFATCLMNVFRPNIGFSAVALLERAGCKVSVPMEQTCCGQPAWSAGDDDTARALARQVIEQFEGFDYVVAASGSCIGTLRKYPEMFASDPDWAPRALALAGKSHELLSFLADELKVNVDSAYPGRASYHDSCSGLRELGVKSQPRSLLGKVKGLSLLEMDDAEVCCGFGGSFCVKYPAISEKMVDDKIRSLEATGADTLLGGDLGCLLNIAGRLKRKGSRIRVLHTAEVLAGRADGPAIGDEEPR; encoded by the coding sequence ATGCAACATGGCACACCGCGGGTGGGTTTGTTCGCCACCTGCCTGATGAACGTCTTCCGCCCGAACATCGGCTTCTCGGCGGTCGCATTGCTCGAACGCGCGGGCTGCAAGGTATCGGTGCCGATGGAGCAGACCTGCTGCGGCCAGCCGGCCTGGTCGGCGGGTGATGACGACACTGCTCGCGCGCTGGCGCGTCAGGTAATCGAACAGTTCGAGGGCTTCGACTACGTCGTCGCCGCCTCGGGCTCCTGCATCGGCACGCTGCGCAAATACCCCGAGATGTTCGCATCCGACCCGGACTGGGCGCCCCGCGCACTGGCGCTGGCGGGCAAGTCACACGAGCTGCTGAGCTTTCTTGCGGATGAGCTTAAGGTGAATGTCGATAGTGCCTATCCGGGCCGCGCGAGCTACCACGATTCCTGCAGCGGCCTGCGGGAGCTGGGCGTGAAATCACAGCCCCGTTCGCTGCTGGGCAAGGTGAAGGGCCTGTCGCTGCTGGAGATGGACGACGCGGAGGTGTGCTGCGGTTTCGGTGGCAGCTTCTGCGTGAAGTACCCGGCGATTTCGGAAAAGATGGTGGACGACAAGATCCGCTCGCTGGAAGCGACCGGCGCGGACACCCTGCTGGGCGGCGATCTGGGCTGCTTGCTGAACATCGCCGGGCGGCTCAAACGCAAGGGATCGCGCATCCGCGTGCTGCATACCGCCGAGGTGCTCGCCGGCCGCGCAGATGGCCCCGCGATCGGGGACGAGGAGCCGCGATGA
- a CDS encoding LutB/LldF family L-lactate oxidation iron-sulfur protein codes for MNPAAGSFESRAALALKDASLQKALGNFKPLFVAKRASAVAELADFEALRERAAQIKNAVLGELDVWLERYAAAVEAAGGKVHFASDAAEAREIILGICRDANAKTICKGKSMVSEEIALNPALEAAGYEVVETDLGEYIIQLAQEPPSHIIAPAIHKTREQVADLFEAHHPGRPREESVAGLVNEARHVLREKFFRADVGITGGNFLIAETGSSVIVTNEGNGDLSQTLARVHIVTSGIERVLPTLDDLSVFLRILARSATGQDTECYTTISTGPRRAGDPDGPQEYHVVLVDNGRSKMLGGKFRDMLRCIRCGACMNHCPVYSAIGGHAYGWVYPGPMGAILTPLFNGVAEHYDLPNACTLNGRCQSVCPVKIPLTELIRTLRSEQVKAGLMPARQRTLLAAWGWVARQPGLYHALERFGSRLLRARAGRAGRIRALPGATAWTQGRDLPAPAGETFLEQWRKQRGEA; via the coding sequence ATGAATCCCGCCGCCGGTAGCTTCGAATCGCGCGCGGCGCTCGCACTGAAGGACGCCTCGCTGCAGAAGGCACTCGGCAACTTCAAGCCACTGTTCGTCGCCAAGCGTGCCAGCGCGGTGGCCGAGCTGGCGGACTTCGAGGCGCTGCGCGAGCGCGCGGCGCAGATCAAGAATGCGGTGCTCGGCGAACTCGACGTATGGCTGGAACGCTACGCCGCCGCGGTAGAGGCCGCCGGCGGCAAGGTGCATTTCGCCAGTGATGCGGCCGAGGCGCGCGAGATCATCCTCGGCATCTGCCGCGACGCCAACGCGAAGACGATCTGCAAGGGCAAGTCGATGGTCAGCGAGGAGATCGCGCTGAACCCGGCACTGGAAGCCGCGGGCTACGAGGTCGTCGAGACCGATCTGGGCGAGTACATCATCCAGCTCGCGCAGGAGCCGCCCTCCCACATCATCGCGCCGGCAATCCACAAGACGCGCGAGCAGGTGGCGGACCTCTTCGAGGCACACCACCCCGGTCGGCCGCGCGAAGAATCCGTCGCCGGGCTGGTGAATGAAGCGCGCCATGTGCTGCGCGAGAAGTTCTTCCGGGCCGATGTCGGCATCACCGGCGGCAACTTCCTGATCGCCGAAACCGGCAGCAGCGTCATCGTCACCAACGAGGGCAATGGCGACCTGTCGCAGACGCTCGCGCGGGTGCATATCGTCACCTCCGGCATCGAGCGCGTGCTGCCGACGCTCGACGATCTCTCGGTGTTCCTGCGCATTCTCGCGCGCAGCGCGACCGGGCAGGACACCGAGTGCTACACCACGATCTCGACCGGCCCGCGGCGCGCGGGCGACCCGGACGGGCCGCAGGAATACCACGTCGTACTGGTCGACAACGGCCGCTCGAAGATGCTGGGCGGCAAGTTCCGCGACATGCTGCGCTGTATCCGCTGCGGTGCTTGCATGAACCATTGCCCGGTATACAGCGCCATCGGCGGCCACGCCTACGGCTGGGTTTATCCGGGACCGATGGGGGCAATCCTGACACCGCTGTTCAACGGCGTGGCCGAGCACTACGACCTGCCCAACGCCTGCACGCTCAACGGCCGCTGCCAGAGCGTGTGCCCGGTGAAGATTCCGCTCACCGAGCTGATCCGCACGCTGCGCAGCGAACAGGTGAAAGCGGGCCTGATGCCGGCGCGGCAACGCACGCTGCTGGCCGCCTGGGGCTGGGTCGCGCGCCAGCCAGGCCTCTACCACGCGCTGGAGCGCTTCGGCAGCCGGCTGCTGCGGGCACGCGCCGGCCGTGCCGGCCGAATCCGCGCCCTGCCCGGCGCGACGGCCTGGACGCAAGGCCGCGATCTGCCAGCGCCGGCGGGTGAGACCTTCCTCGAACAGTGGCGCAAGCAACGAGGTGAGGCATGA
- a CDS encoding LutC/YkgG family protein, giving the protein MSRDAVFASIRASLQGAPRVEQPAPVRHHPAPNEPASLARFLERAAFHACTHERIATLDELPMRALAWLESRTPLTTLWMASPLAELAWPATLARRSDAAAKDTVAAVSLAFAGIADSGTLVMCSGPESPITHNYVPEFHVIALRIADLVANQEAVWARLRERGAMPRALNLIAGPSRTGDVEQTIQIGAHGPRAVHIVLVG; this is encoded by the coding sequence ATGAGCCGGGACGCCGTATTCGCCAGCATTCGCGCATCGCTCCAGGGCGCACCGCGCGTCGAGCAGCCAGCGCCGGTCCGGCACCACCCTGCGCCAAACGAACCAGCATCGCTGGCGCGCTTCCTCGAACGCGCCGCCTTCCACGCCTGCACGCATGAGCGGATCGCAACACTGGATGAGCTGCCAATGCGCGCACTAGCGTGGTTGGAATCGCGCACGCCGCTCACTACCTTGTGGATGGCGTCGCCGCTTGCTGAGCTTGCATGGCCGGCAACGCTCGCGCGCAGAAGCGATGCCGCCGCAAAGGACACCGTTGCCGCCGTATCGCTCGCATTCGCCGGCATTGCCGATAGCGGCACCTTGGTGATGTGCAGTGGCCCGGAATCGCCGATCACGCACAACTATGTGCCGGAATTCCATGTGATCGCGCTGCGCATCGCCGACCTCGTCGCGAATCAGGAAGCGGTGTGGGCCCGCCTGCGCGAGCGTGGCGCAATGCCCCGCGCACTGAACCTGATCGCCGGCCCCTCGCGCACTGGCGATGTCGAGCAGACGATACAGATCGGTGCGCACGGGCCGCGCGCAGTTCACATCGTGCTGGTCGGCTGA
- the nirJ gene encoding heme d1 biosynthesis radical SAM protein NirJ, with translation MFRISQYMQLIAALERGEAPPRTRAGQLSGPVVIWNLIRRCNLTCRHCYSISADTDFPNELSTEEVFRTMDDLHAAGVRVLILSGGEPLLRPDIWQIADRAKAKGFYVGLSTNGTLIDAALAERVAAQGFDYVGISLDGIGATHDHFRRKEGAFDASLAAIRLLHARGVKVGARYTMTEGNAHDFEPLLDLCEREGIDKFYFSHLNYAGRGNKNRKTDAQHATTRRAMVTLFARALTDALAGGAREYVTGNNDADGVFLLQWVHRHFPQHHAIVAERLVRWGGNASGVNVANIDNLGVVHPDTMWWHHPLGNVKDRAFGEIWADTSDPLMAGLKQHPRPVTGRCGACAYLAICNGNTRTRAQQLTGDFWAEDPGCYLSDEEIGVEPMPSARGVIPLVEAR, from the coding sequence ATGTTTCGCATCAGCCAGTACATGCAATTGATCGCCGCGCTCGAACGCGGCGAGGCCCCGCCGCGTACTCGCGCCGGACAGCTCAGCGGCCCGGTCGTGATCTGGAACCTGATCCGCCGCTGCAATCTCACCTGCCGGCACTGCTACTCGATCTCGGCCGATACCGACTTCCCCAACGAGCTGAGCACCGAAGAGGTGTTCCGCACGATGGACGATCTTCACGCCGCCGGCGTGCGGGTGCTGATCCTCTCCGGCGGTGAGCCGCTGCTGCGGCCGGACATCTGGCAGATCGCCGACCGCGCGAAGGCGAAGGGCTTCTATGTCGGGCTGTCGACCAACGGCACGCTGATCGACGCAGCCCTTGCCGAGCGCGTCGCGGCGCAGGGCTTCGACTATGTGGGCATCAGCCTCGACGGCATCGGCGCGACGCACGACCACTTCCGCCGCAAGGAGGGCGCGTTCGACGCCTCGCTCGCCGCAATCCGCCTGCTTCACGCGCGGGGCGTGAAGGTCGGCGCTCGCTACACGATGACCGAGGGCAACGCGCACGATTTCGAACCGCTGCTCGATCTGTGCGAGCGCGAGGGGATCGACAAGTTCTACTTCTCGCACCTGAACTACGCCGGACGCGGCAACAAGAACCGCAAGACGGATGCGCAGCACGCGACGACGCGGCGCGCGATGGTGACCTTGTTTGCGCGGGCCTTGACCGACGCCTTGGCCGGCGGCGCCCGCGAATACGTCACCGGCAACAACGATGCCGACGGCGTGTTCCTGCTGCAGTGGGTGCATCGCCACTTCCCGCAACACCATGCGATCGTCGCCGAGCGACTGGTGCGCTGGGGTGGCAACGCGTCGGGCGTGAATGTCGCGAACATCGACAACCTTGGCGTCGTGCATCCGGACACGATGTGGTGGCACCACCCGCTCGGCAACGTGAAGGATCGCGCCTTCGGCGAGATCTGGGCCGACACGTCCGACCCGCTGATGGCCGGCCTCAAGCAGCACCCGCGCCCGGTCACCGGCCGCTGCGGCGCCTGCGCCTATCTGGCGATCTGCAACGGCAACACCCGCACCCGCGCCCAGCAACTGACCGGCGACTTCTGGGCCGAAGACCCGGGCTGCTACCTGAGTGATGAGGAGATTGGTGTCGAGCCCATGCCCTCCGCGCGTGGCGTGATCCCGCTCGTCGAGGCCCGCTGA
- a CDS encoding cytochrome D1 domain-containing protein, with protein sequence MRRLLAAALLSAAALAQAADPAALFQQHCASCHGADRLGIMGPALLPESLERLKKPEAIKTIRDGRAATQMQGFADRLAPADIEALAGWLYTPVEPAPHWTEADTAASRVVHFAPGSLPDTPQFKADPLNLFVVVEAGNSTVSILDGDRFERLDRFPSKFALHGGPKFTPDGRYVFFASRDGWVSKYDLYNLKTVAEIRVGLNTRNVAVSADGHFVAAANTLPRTIVLMDADLKPIKTIAVANLKGDQPSRVAAIYDAGPRKSFVAALRDIPELWEISYDPKAEPIHDGYVHDFKMGEAIAKPGYLNVRRVPLEESMEDFFFDPPYRNAIGAARSGGRAQVVNLDARIKVAELPVAGMPHVGSGITWAYEGTTVLATPNLRESVISVIDLKSWREIAQIPALGPGFFLRSHSSTPYAWADAMMSPKKDTMLLIDKATLKPAGTITPAPGKTAAHVEFDRSGRHAVVSIWERETDGGALVIIDAKTLKEVKRLPADKPVGKYNVWNKTQKDEGTSH encoded by the coding sequence ATGCGCCGCCTGCTCGCTGCCGCGCTGCTGAGCGCCGCCGCCCTCGCGCAGGCCGCCGACCCCGCCGCGCTGTTCCAGCAGCACTGCGCCAGCTGCCACGGCGCCGACCGGCTCGGCATCATGGGCCCGGCGCTGCTGCCGGAGAGCCTCGAACGGCTGAAGAAGCCGGAGGCGATCAAGACCATCCGTGACGGCCGCGCCGCAACGCAGATGCAGGGCTTCGCCGACCGCCTCGCGCCCGCTGATATCGAGGCGCTGGCGGGCTGGCTCTACACGCCAGTGGAGCCCGCGCCGCATTGGACCGAGGCCGACACCGCCGCGTCGCGCGTCGTGCACTTCGCACCGGGCAGCCTGCCCGACACGCCTCAGTTCAAGGCCGATCCGCTGAACCTCTTCGTCGTCGTCGAGGCCGGCAACTCGACGGTCAGCATCCTCGATGGAGACCGCTTCGAGCGCCTGGACCGCTTTCCGTCGAAATTCGCGCTGCACGGCGGGCCCAAGTTCACACCGGATGGCCGCTACGTGTTCTTCGCCTCGCGCGATGGCTGGGTCTCGAAGTACGACCTCTACAACCTCAAGACCGTCGCCGAGATCCGCGTCGGCCTCAACACCCGCAACGTCGCCGTGTCCGCAGACGGGCATTTCGTCGCCGCAGCCAACACCCTGCCGCGCACCATCGTGCTGATGGACGCCGACCTCAAGCCGATCAAGACCATCGCCGTCGCCAACCTCAAAGGTGATCAGCCCTCGCGCGTTGCCGCGATCTACGACGCCGGCCCGCGCAAGAGCTTCGTCGCCGCGCTGCGCGACATCCCCGAGCTGTGGGAGATCAGCTACGACCCAAAGGCCGAGCCGATCCACGACGGCTATGTGCACGACTTCAAGATGGGCGAGGCGATCGCCAAGCCCGGCTATCTGAACGTGCGGCGCGTTCCGCTCGAAGAGTCGATGGAAGACTTCTTCTTCGACCCGCCCTACCGCAACGCGATCGGCGCGGCGCGCAGCGGTGGCCGCGCGCAAGTCGTCAATCTCGACGCCCGCATCAAGGTCGCCGAACTGCCGGTCGCCGGCATGCCGCATGTCGGCTCGGGCATCACCTGGGCCTATGAAGGCACGACCGTGCTCGCCACGCCAAACCTGCGCGAGAGCGTGATCTCGGTGATTGACCTGAAGAGCTGGCGCGAGATCGCGCAGATCCCCGCGCTCGGCCCCGGCTTCTTCCTGCGCAGCCACAGCAGCACGCCCTACGCCTGGGCCGACGCGATGATGAGTCCTAAGAAGGACACGATGCTCTTGATCGACAAGGCCACGCTCAAACCCGCCGGCACGATCACGCCCGCCCCCGGCAAGACCGCCGCCCATGTCGAGTTCGACCGCAGCGGCCGCCACGCGGTGGTCAGCATCTGGGAGCGCGAAACCGACGGCGGCGCGCTGGTGATCATCGACGCGAAGACGCTGAAGGAAGTCAAACGCCTGCCCGCCGACAAGCCGGTCGGCAAGTACAACGTCTGGAACAAAACGCAGAAGGACGAAGGTACGAGTCACTGA